The Schistosoma haematobium chromosome 7, whole genome shotgun sequence genome contains a region encoding:
- the TGS1_3 gene encoding Trimethylguanosine synthase (EggNog:ENOG410VCQ8~COG:S): MLQINAQIYGVLSNIMLVCGDVEKILSSLRIVRLSSTSLTTGDDDISVRTLENQCESDHLKVTSIRSPENNRSTLLSGNDEQSADFSSETSINIDDNILKPDFNLSEHQSSSSHLLANTETTLEVNPELNENGTLEKPTNSTFNSLIDIIFMSPPWGGPDYIGNIFPPGSSSWNQRKRKHWLYDLKEMEPIKNLEDILFLNKALNISRHICNKILIYLPRNSSIGQLIQMSWPIGDNQGTCEYIADCCSCKQYLNVHIETYCLRGRQLALGLYLGSFPYFEENIVV; this comes from the coding sequence ATGCTCCAAATTAATGCACAAATATATGGTGTTTTGTCAAACATTATGCTTGTTTGTGGAGACGTTGAAAAAATTTTAAGTAGTTTAAGAATTGTTCGATTGTCGTCTACAAGTTTGACAACTGGTGATGATGATATAAGCGTGCGAACTTTAGAAAATCAATGTGAAAGTGATCATTTGAAAGTAACTTCTATACGTTCACCTGAGAATAACCGAAGTACATTATTATCTGGAAATGATGAACAATCTGCGGATTTTTCGTCCGAAACATCGATTAATATAGATGATAATATTTTGAAACCCGACTTCAATCTATCTGAACATCAGAGTTCATCATCACATTTATTAGCTAATACAGAGACCACATTAGAAGTGAACCCAGAGTTGAATGAAAATGGGACTTTAGAGAAGCCAACTAATTCTACATTTAACTCACTTATCGATATCATATTCATGTCACCACCTTGGGGTGGTCCTGATTACATTGGGAACATTTTTCCACCTGGCTCGTCTAGTTGGAATCAACGTAAACGGAAACATTGGTTATATGATTTGAAAGAAATGGAACCTATTAAAAATCTTGAAGATATTCTCTTTCTTAATAAAGCATTAAATATTTCAAGACATATTTGTAACAAAATCTTAATATATCTACCAAGAAATTCGTCTATTGGTCAGTTGATTCAAATGAGTTGGCCAATAGGTGATAATCAAGGGACTTGTGAATATATTGCTGATTGTTGTTCTTGTAAACAATATCTTAATGTACATATTGAAACATATTGTTTACGTGGTAGACAATTAGCTCTTGGTTTATATTTGGGAAGTTTTCCGTATTTTGAGGAGAATATTGTAGtgtaa